The Desulfobacterales bacterium DNA window ATCAATCCCCACGTCAGGACCAACGCCACCATGGCCGAGGTGATCGATCATTTTCATCTTCTCGCTGAGATACGCCTTCAGCTGGACTATGAGATCGACGGCATGGTGGTCAAGGTGGACAGCCTGGAGCTGCAGCAACGGCTCGGCAATATCGGCGCACCGGAGAATCCCCGCTGTCCACGCTGGGCCATTGCCGCCAAGTTCCCGGCCACCCAGGCCACCACCAGGCTGCTGGCCGTGGAGTTCCAGGTGGGGCGGACCGGCGCCATTACCCCGGTGGCCCTCCTGGAACCGGTATCAGTGGGCGGGGTCACGGTGAGCCGGGCCACCCTGCACAACGAGGATATGATCCGTTCCAAGGATCTGCGCACCGGCGACACGGTCCTGATCCAACGGGCCGGCGATGTGATCCCCGAGGTGGTCAAGCCGGTGCCGGAAATGCGGCAAGGCAGCGAGGAGCCGATCCGGATGCCCACCCTTTGTCCTGAATGCGGCCACCCCCTGGTGCGGCCGGAAAACGAGGCAGTGACCCGTTGCCCCAACCCGCAATGCCCGGCCCAGCGGCTCCGGGCCCTGGTCCACTACACCTCCAAGGCGGGACTGGATATCGAGGGGCTGGGCAAAAAGGTGATGGAACAGCTCTTCAGCCTGGGGCTGGTCACGGATATCCCGGATATCTACCGGCTCCGGGCCAAGGACTTGCGCGGCCTGGCGGGCTGGGCCGAAATCTCGGCCGATAATGCGATTGCCGCCATTGAGGCGAGCAAGACCCCGACCCTGGGCCGGTTCCTCACCGCCCTGGGGATCCGCCATGTGGGCGAAGGGGTCGCCTCCCTGCTGGAGCGCCACTTCCACACCCTCAACCAAATACAGCAGGCCACCCTGGAGGAGCTGCTGGAAATCGACGGGATCGGCCTGCAGATCGCCGAGAGCCTGACCCGCTTTTTCGAAAAACCGGAAAACCGGGAGATGCTGGAACAGCTCTTTGAACTGGGTCTTACCATCACTGAACCGGTGGCGGATGAAACCAGGTCTCGCCCGCTGGCCGGAACGGTATTTCTCTTCACCGGCAGCCTGGCCGCCTTTTCAC harbors:
- the ligA gene encoding NAD-dependent DNA ligase LigA, with amino-acid sequence MSEATAQRLAELRDQLNFHAHRYYVLDDPLISDGEYDRLFQELLALEAEHPELVTPDSPSQRVGGEPRPEFRTVTRAIPMLSLDNAFSAADLLKFEERLQRFLNSDEPLTYVAEPKLDGLAVELVYEQGLLQEGSTRGNGRTGEEITANLKTIPSIPLRLISRPGQIIPARLAVRGEVFLSVAGFSALNAQRREKGEPLFANPRNAAAGSLRQLDSRITAQRPLDFFGYGVADSSELACAGQGELLAALAAMGFKINPHVRTNATMAEVIDHFHLLAEIRLQLDYEIDGMVVKVDSLELQQRLGNIGAPENPRCPRWAIAAKFPATQATTRLLAVEFQVGRTGAITPVALLEPVSVGGVTVSRATLHNEDMIRSKDLRTGDTVLIQRAGDVIPEVVKPVPEMRQGSEEPIRMPTLCPECGHPLVRPENEAVTRCPNPQCPAQRLRALVHYTSKAGLDIEGLGKKVMEQLFSLGLVTDIPDIYRLRAKDLRGLAGWAEISADNAIAAIEASKTPTLGRFLTALGIRHVGEGVASLLERHFHTLNQIQQATLEELLEIDGIGLQIAESLTRFFEKPENREMLEQLFELGLTITEPVADETRSRPLAGTVFLFTGSLAAFSRDEAKARVKALGGQVASTLNKKVTHVVIGDKPGSKARKAAEQGVTILAEEQFTTLLRQPELITNSGPHQLALF